Proteins encoded together in one Oncorhynchus mykiss isolate Arlee chromosome 7, USDA_OmykA_1.1, whole genome shotgun sequence window:
- the LOC110527533 gene encoding protein S100-B: MTDLESSLATIMEVFHRYTEKEGDKHKLKKSELKDLINEELPALTGQVKDQATMDSLMESLDTDGDSELDFQEFMTFITMVTVCCHDFCEHHEDE, encoded by the exons ATGACTGACCTGGAGAGTTCACTTGCCACCATCATGGAGGTGTTCCACAGGTACACAGAGAAAGAAGGAGACAAGCACAAACTGAAGAAAAGTGAACTGAAAGACTTGATCAATGAGGAGCTGCCAGCCCTTACAGGG CAAGTGAAGGACCAGGCCACTATGGACAGTTTGATGGAGAGCCTGGACACGGACGGAGACTCGGAATTGGACTTCCAAGAGTTCATGACATTTATCACCATGGTAACTGTCTGTTGCCATGATTTCTGCGAGCACCATGAAGACGAGTAG